A window of the Podospora bellae-mahoneyi strain CBS 112042 chromosome 6, whole genome shotgun sequence genome harbors these coding sequences:
- a CDS encoding hypothetical protein (EggNog:ENOG503P3UZ; MEROPS:MER0005204; COG:O), which produces MPVHDTLHEAVDCTGDFLSDFLRFLPLQAFTFSSTFAALTSQHKQFCLLFIFLLALVTAVAFTFPNLHSHSHSLFHDCWKSQLTEMPPSKAPTPRTSRNSRGLRNSPFVERTPVVRRSSRRSTKGTTPASTKAVDSFTELPEPATPTPVARSVNIQTPCPRPGLAASPNRTEPTEQVPTSQATTSLGPVALEPIRAEQPPRTPAAASPISAAPEQASTTPISSYTPTGPSTHTPPAQRKVSPLQHRRIALIKGTPVKPVKKAGPVTPIYRPTRFLTRLVDRTPAPKPPPTPRSEGHETRRFAERREQEDDETEFAKGIYLAIRNDHRMRECWCPIPNIYNSKEEAEAGSGHLRFYISDTNGTKSLRVLQKKDDFNWHCHCAQEYHPVCFELLNKNGKRPAQGSELDLIAQNSGLKNSESVKKVVSTPSEPTGEGEKTEQESRWSMWSQARGLFGSVTTMINPITNLIGKLVGAVRGNHYETVDVRRTNEQDGTIVVKRFKRQLGGAEEDEVDGLDWVKNPTEYIGAERLERLAGDFVGQATLVQEGKIVTGLTIKDIMQEQLAGQGVIGISVAIFKYQEMLFGPVTAEWTEVERAERFTEAVKRYIRNLLSTIEMMRNIYSPDNFEILKQEFPKPRSGLGLGNNEFRLAARKAGEFLLFFQSLVDLIPMDLDMVKTVGQVIVDFDAVGKKELVPSLVAVAAAPVETMPGLFPDEKPSVMEEVPIKELDIQPLYEYRYPSPDPSESDSTPGEPGDYRLIAKPRGILKASKTWSVPSTPKYVPTPQKSRKLVFESPISRFIAPSHIPSRVMTAREAELIVEAERKAELLGDEHSLKVLEATMTTNSRHNASQDQFRWSARGPELEKDDKEMGLSRYYQKYGKFLEDAREDLEQRSERRKRKLEQEERSIYRMTPLKREIRIPRPPQFTTAERRRRAAEAAASMPSPEPDSPISFSPWYKRFTGRGYREEPIEDDDEGGYVMAKPARTKPAQTSRFQGVESDDEGNVVTPESSPEKVQPATPAHVLDLLSLPTTTKVKVKPRFTHQDDKLIVDLTSSPTGSAQRVVNPNVQVQVITERVTRTSSREATETLFGSDPDSDPEDAVLIASRAEEERAELARKKKEEEEKLRQRYLNQEKEAAARKAREEEARRKAAEVEKDKKAQEAQKVAERIKRVEGMKLRAPLRPLHGPVSELWEAAVSELGNQPADQVMAKFPNGRVEGQLTRFDLYERLTRQGPDGEDVWLNDQVIMAALRHMVLTVDKKMGGTKERPRVACLDNYFWKMLVVDKKGVDPMMRAAKRQAGLTPENFYECAFVLVPICENSHWTLGVIRPDLKVVYHLDSLGPGGGEKAKKLLGIVALISGGKWKRDEWEDVSEFIRSPRQRNGNDCGVCTITNAECVLNGIVPAEAWLAREMGQLKRRWIAAMLMNGGYEGEFSLEGI; this is translated from the coding sequence ATGCCCGTCCACGACACCTTGCACGAGGCAGTCGACTGCACAGGCGACTTCCTCTCTGACTTCCTGCGTTTCCTGCCCCTCCAAGCGTTTACCTTTTCTTCGACTTTCGCAGCTTTAACTTCGCAGCACAAACAGTTTTGCCTGCTGTTTATTTTCCTGCTTGCGCTTGTTACTGCTGTGGCTTTCACCTTCCCCAACTTACATTCacactctcactctcttTTCCACGACTGCTGGAAATCACAACTAACAGAAATGCCACCGAGCAAAGCTCCCACCCCGCGGACGTCGCGCAATAGTCGCGGCCTGCGAAACAGTCCCTTCGTCGAGAGGACTCCCGTCGTCAGACGATCGTCGAGACGCTCCACCAAAGGCACCACTCCTGCCAGCACCAAAGCCGTCGACAGTTTCACCGAGCTCCCCGAGCCGGCGACTCCGACTCCGGTCGCTCGGTCTGTGAATATCCAGACCCCTTGCCCTCGACCTGGGCTCGCCGCATCCCCCAATCGTACCGAGCCTACTGAGCAGGTCCCTACCTCTCAAGCAACTACCTCTCTCGGACCCGTCGCCCTCGAGCCTATTCGAGCAGAGCAGCCGCCAAGGACACCAGCCGCTGCCTCTCCGATCAGCGCTGCCCCAGAGCAAGCGTCTACCACACCTATCTCGTCATATACACCGACAGGTCCAAGCACTCATACCCCGCCTGCCCAGCGGAAGGTCTCGCCTCTCCAGCACCGGCGTATTGCCTTGATAAAAGGAACCCCCGTCAAGCCTGTCAAGAAGGCTGGCCCAGTAACACCCATCTACCGTCCAACAAGATTCCTCACAAGACTGGTCGACCGAACACCTGCCCCGAAACCTCCTCCTACCCCTCGGAGTGAAGGTCATGAAACCCGTCGGTTTGCAGAGCGCCGAGAACAAGAGGACGATGAGACAGAGTTTGCCAAAGGCATCTATCTAGCCATCCGCAACGATCACCGCATGAGAGAGTGCTGGTGTCCAATACCCAACATTTACAACTCgaaagaagaagccgaggCGGGATCGGGTCACCTTCGATTTTACATTAGCGACACAAACGGCACCAAGTCCCTGCGTGTCCTCCAGAAGAAGGACGACTTCAACTGGCACTGCCACTGCGCCCAGGAGTACCACCCCGTGTGTTTCGAGCTCCTGAACAAGAACGGAAAGCGGCCGGCTCAAGGTTCCGAGCTGGACCTGATTGCGCAGAATTCGGGCCTCAAAAATAGCGAGAGCGTTAAGAAGGTTGTCAGCACACCGAGCGAGCCCAcaggagagggggagaagacaGAACAAGAGAGTCGTTGGTCCATGTGGTCGCAAGCCCGTGGTCTTTTCGGTTCGGTAACCACCATGATCAACCCGATTACCAACTTGATCGGCAAGCTTGTCGGCGCCGTGCGCGGTAACCACTATGAGACTGTCGATGTGCGCCGCACCAACGAGCAAGATGGCACAATTGTTGTCAAGAGATTCAAGCGCCAGCTGGGcggagctgaggaggatgaagtcGACGGCCTGGATTGGGTCAAGAACCCCACCGAGTACATCGGCGCTGAGAGACTCGAAAGACTTGCCGGCGATTTTGTCGGTCAAGCGACACTTGTTCAGGAAGGCAAGATTGTCACCGGTCTTACGATCAAGGACATTATGCAAGAGCAGCTTGCTGGCCAGGGCGTCATCGGCATCAGTGTTGCGATCTTCAAGTACCAAGAGATGCTTTTCGGCCCTGTGACTGCCGAATGGACCGAGGTGGAGAGAGCCGAGAGGTTTACGGAGGCGGTTAAGAGGTACATCCGTAACCTGCTGAGCACCATCGAGATGATGAGAAACATTTACAGCCCGGACAACTTTGAGATTTTGAAGCAAGAGTTCCCCAAGCCCAGGTCTGGTTTGGGACTGGGCAACAACGAGTTCAGGCTTGCGGCGAGAAAAGCCGGGGAgtttttgctgtttttcCAGTCTCTGGTCGACCTCATTCCCATGGACCTGGACATGGTCAAGACGGTTGGGCAGGTGATTGTCGATTTCGATGCCGTGGGCAAGAAGGAGCTGGTTCCGAGCTTGGTTGCCGTCGCCGCAGCCCCGGTTGAGACTATGCCTGGACTTTTCCCAGATGAGAAGCCTTCTGTCATGGAGGAGGTCCCCATCAAGGAGTTGGACATTCAGCCTCTGTATGAGTACAGATACCCGTCACCGGACCCCTCCGAATCGGACAGCACACCGGGCGAGCCGGGCGACTACCGTCTGATTGCCAAACCGAGGGGCATCTTGAAGGCTTCCAAGACATGGAGTGTTCCTTCCACGCCTAAGTATGTCCCCACGCCACAAAAGAGCCGCAAGCTGGTGTTTGAGAGCCCAATCTCGAGGTTCATTGCGCCCTCACATATCCCCTCCAGGGTCATGACTGCCAGAGAAGCCGAGCTGATAGTAGAGGCTGAGCGCAAGGCAGAGCTTTTAGGTGATGAGCACTCCCTCAAGGTGCTGGAGGCCACCATGACAACAAATTCGAGGCACAATGCCTCGCAAGACCAGTTCCGATGGAGCGCCCGCGGGCCTGAACTGGAGAAGGACGACAAAGAGATGGGTCTGTCCCGTTATTATCAAAAGTATGGCAAGTTCCTCGAGGATGCGAGGGAGGATCTCGAGCAACGCAgtgagaggaggaaaaggaagctggagcaggaggagaggtccATTTACAGGATGACTCCCCTGAAGCGAGAGATTCGCATTCCCCGGCCGCCGCAGTTTACGACTGCCGAGAGGAGGCGCAgagcggcggaggcggcggcgtcgaTGCCCTCTCCCGAGCCGGACAGCCCTATCTCTTTCAGCCCGTGGTACAAGCGGTTTACCGGCAGGGGATATCGTGAAGAGCCGAtagaagatgatgatgaggggggttatGTTATGGCCAAGCCTGCCCGCACCAAACCTGCCCAGACCTCGCGGTTTCAGGGGGTGGAATCGGACGACGAGGGCAACGTGGTCACGCCGGAGTCTAGCCCGGAGAAGGTGCAGCCGGCTACTCCAGCGCATGTCCTCGACCTGCTTTCTttgccaaccaccaccaaggtGAAGGTGAAGCCGCGATTCACTCATCAGGATGACAAGCTAATCGTCGACTTGACGAGTTCGCCAACGGGCAGTGCACAGCGGGTCGTCAACCCCAACGTTCAGGTACAGGTTATCACCGAGCGCGTCACCAGGACCAGCTCGAGAGAAGCCACAGAAACCCTGTTTGGCTCAGATCCTGACTCGGATCCTGAGGATGCCGTCCTCATAGCGTCAAGAGCGGAAGAAGAGCGTGCCGAGCTTGCTCGtaaaaagaaggaggaggaggagaagcttcGGCAGAGGTATTTGAATCAAGAGAAGGAAGCcgcggcgaggaaggcgagggaggaggaagcgagGAGGAAAGCtgccgaggtggagaaggacaagaaggcacAGGAGGCGCAAAAAGTTGCCGAGAGGATcaagagggtggaggggatgaagCTGAGGGCTCCTCTCAGGCCTCTGCACGGACCGGTGTCGGAGCTgtgggaggcggcggtgagCGAGCTCGGCAATCAGCCGGCGGATCAGGTGATGGCCAAGTTTCCCAACGGCCGGGTAGAGGGACAGCTGACGAGGTTCGATCTGTATGAGCGGCTCACGCGGCAAGGTCCCGACGGGGAAGACGTCTGGCTCAACGACCAGGTCATCATGGCGGCGCTGAGGCACATGGTGCTGACGGTGGACAAGAAGATGGGGGGGACCAAGGAGCGGCCCAGGGTGGCGTGCCTGGACAATTACTTTTGGAAGATGCTCGTCGTGGAcaagaagggggtggatCCCATGATGCGGGCGGCGAAGCGGCAGGCGGGGCTGACGCCCGAGAACTTTTACGAGTGCGCGTTCGTGCTGGTGCCGATTTGCGAGAATAGTCACTGGACGCTGGGGGTGATTAGACCGGATTTGAAGGTGGTGTATCACCTTGACTCGCTGGGGCCGGGGGGCggggagaaggcgaagaagctgcTGGGGATTGTGGCGTTGATTTCGGGGGGGAAGTGGAAGAGGGACGAGTGGGAGGATGTGAGCGAGTTTATTCGGAGCCCGAGGCAGAGGAACGGGAATGACTGCGGGGTGTGCACGATTACGAATGCGGAGTGTGTGCTGAATGGGATCGTGCCGGCGGAGGCgtggttggcgagggagatggggcagttgaagaggaggtggattgCGGCCATGTTGATGAATGGGGGGTATGAGGGGGAGTTTAGTTTGGAGGGGATTtag